In Antarcticibacterium arcticum, the genomic stretch ACCAGGGCAAGAATATCTCCGGGATTCATTTCATCTCCAAGAACACGCGCAAGTCCCATTCCCCTATTCTCATCAAATCCATATAGAATGATCTCATTTACTGCTTCTTCCTCACCGGTAAAATAGATCTCTACCCGGGTATCTCCACTACCATATCGCATAAGCAGCTGGTACTTTTCATCTTTTAAGATATTGGCTACATTAAGCTTTTCATTTTCAATTTTTTCAATGTTCTCTGCCTTTTTGGGAATGGCGAGCACATTTACTTTTTTCACCGTTTCAAGGGTACGCCTTTGGGCGTCATCCAGGGAACCCATATTGGTTAACATGCTCGCGGGGATATCTATTGCTACAAAATCTTTGTTATTTTGATTTTCAACATAATATTCCTGCAAACTTTGCTCGCCGTTACAAGCGGTTATTCCAATACCCAAAATAACAACGCTTAAAAACTTTAGAAATCTCATTATTTGGTTTTTTTATTCTTTACATTTTTTAACTCCTCAGACCCGGGAACTTTAAGATCTGAAGTTAATTG encodes the following:
- a CDS encoding DUF4252 domain-containing protein, which translates into the protein MRFLKFLSVVILGIGITACNGEQSLQEYYVENQNNKDFVAIDIPASMLTNMGSLDDAQRRTLETVKKVNVLAIPKKAENIEKIENEKLNVANILKDEKYQLLMRYGSGDTRVEIYFTGEEEAVNEIILYGFDENRGMGLARVLGDEMNPGDILALVKSMEKGDIDLSGFSGLNGLFAERVQ